The following proteins are co-located in the Sebastes umbrosus isolate fSebUmb1 chromosome 24, fSebUmb1.pri, whole genome shotgun sequence genome:
- the retreg2 gene encoding reticulophagy regulator 2: MASGEEASRRPSVPSVTSSSSVGLDSLFPAGSSEQVSGDQDQDPELVRLKECLQGWLSQYEPLLLRLQRLLVWERPLYSISVALTLNTLFWFLSSTSLRPLFLLSVSLLGLMLLERWKPKLPSITVQPAEAPPEQSDTMSVEQRMLSIPELSHHLAESYLTYCLYLQETLQYKRQNHGKFCVMMCSGCFVLAVVGHYVPGIMISYIIVLSVLLWPLVVYHELIQRMYTGLEPIMMKLDYSMKGETEHRKHDKRKVKKEMEEGDEPRAETESESEEELSCFAPTVDAKTTALAMAITDSELSDEEASILESGGFSVSRATTPQLTDVSEDMDQQSLHSDPEEAYMRDLPEFPSVEEFPSIDQKLLHFPLRGAGQGDGAQAGAQSEGEPLSPCSLLIQHLASPLHFVNTHFNGHGRPPGNEGGAAPVPSAGDEAGTQEGEEKEAAATQGTQQSLEALSEEIVTTAISAVVQNTLSALLRSSEASEEPTLAEFLPTETPPGALETSDPPTDTTANTTIGSLGADEDPDEAITAESGTGEEMPDDTLVPTEEEDFELLDQSELEQFDEGLDLISERQAAGGASAAPETPPSPPSPPSPQHQQQS; encoded by the exons ATGGCGAGCGGAGAGGAGGCCAGTAGACGCCCCTCGGTTCCCTcggtcacctcctcctcctcggtcgGCCTGGACTCTCTGTTCCCGGCCGGGTCGTCGGAGCAGGTCAGCggagaccaggaccaggacccgGAGCTGGTCCGTCTGAAGGAGTGTCTGCAGGGCTGGTTATCTCAGTACGagccgctgctgctgcggctgcagAGGCTGCTGGTGTGGGAGAGGCCGCTCTACAGCATCTCTGTGGCTCTCACTCTCAACACACTATTCTG GTTCCTGTCATCCACCTCCCTGCGGCCTCTGTTCCTGTTGAGTGTGTCCCTGCTGGGACTCATGCTGCTGGAGAGATGGAAGCCCAAGTTACCCAGCATTACCG TTCAACCTGCAGAGGCTCCCCCTGAACAAAG TGACACAATGAGTGTGGAGCAGCGTATGCTCAGTATTCCTGAGCTCAGCCACCACCTGGCTGAAAGCTACCTGACCTACTGCCTGTATCTGCAGGAGACGCTGCAGTACAAACGGCAGAACCACGGCAAG TTCTGTGTGATGATGTGCAGTGGCTGTTTTGTACTTGCCGTGGTTGGGCATTATGTACCAGGAATCATGATCTCCTATATTATTG TCTTGAGCGTGCTGTTGTGGCCGCTGGTGGTGTACCACGAGCTGATCCAGAGGATGTACACGGGCTTGGAGCCGATCATGATGAAACTGGACTACAGCATGAAGGGAGAGACCGAGCACCGCAAGCACGACAAGAGGA aGGTGAAGAAGGAGATGGAAGAGGGGGACGAGCCAAGAGCTGAAacggagagtgagagtgaggaAGAGCTGTCCTGTTTCGCCCCGACG GTGGATGCGAAGACCACGGCTCTGGCGATGGCCATCACAGACTCCGAGTTGTCAGATGAGGAGGCATCTATCTTGGAGAGCGGAGGGTTCTCGGTGTCCAGAGCGACCACTCCTCAACTCACTGACGTCTCTGAAG ATATGGACCAGCAGAGTTTACACAGCGACCCAGAGGAGGCCTACATGCGGGATCTCCCCGAGTTCCCCTCAGTTGAGGAGTTCCCGTCCATCGATCAAAAGCTGCTCCACTTCCCTCTGCGAGGCGCCGGCCAGGGTGACGGAGCCCAGGCCGGCGCTCAATCGGAAGGGGAACCGCTGAGCCCCTGCAGCCTCCTTATCCAGCACCTGGCATCCCCGCTCCACTTTGTGAACACACACTTCAACGGACACGGACGACCACCTGGGAATGAGGGGGGCGCGGCGCCTGTGCCGAGCGCTGGGGACGAAGCGGGGacgcaggagggagaggagaaggaagctGCGGCGACCCAGGGTACACAGCAGTCCTTGGAGGCGTTGAGCGAGGAGATAGTGACCACGGCCATCTCCGCTGTGGTGCAGAACACTCTGTCAGCCCTGCTGCGCTCCAGCGAGGCCAGCGAGGAGCCCACCCTGGCCGAGTTCCTTCCCACCGAAACTCCACCGGGCGCTCTGGAGACCTCCGACCCACCCACCGACACCACTGCTAACACTACAATAGGCTCCTTGGGGGCTGACGAGGACCCGGATGAGGCGATTACGGCAGAAAGCGGCACCGGCGAGGAGATGCCTGACGACACACTAGTTCCGACCGAGGAAGAGGACTTTGAGCTTCTGGACCAAAGTGAACTGGAGCAGTTTGATGAGGGGCTGGACCTCATCTCTGAAAGACAGGCGGCGGGAGGAGCCTCAGCAGCTCCAGAGACACCTccgtctcctccgtctcctccgtctcctcaacatcaacaacagtcATAG
- the si:dkey-1h24.6 gene encoding cytotoxic T-lymphocyte protein 4, producing MRACWMFMILLSCRLSHATKEKCTCNERKIVCVAAGDDVLVPCPNLTGEEVTYYLLKDDKVIYNHTCFREKHSNCKPRHTVLGVELRDSFMLTGVNVSSSGIYNCEVRVMYPPPFLKACSSCTQVQVEEHQCKLDKVTEKPETDDEKPETVGNQKSEFLWLWILALVLLGVYGVTVTIIAAVIWVKWRGADSQSDYMNTKPKASRDRKKKRGVQIPIPRHF from the exons ATGAGAGCTTGCTGGATGTTCATGATCCTCCTGAGCTGCAGGTTATCTCACGCCACTAAGGAAAAGTGCACCTGCAACG AACGGAAAATTGTCTGCGTAGCTGCCGGAGACGACGTGCTCGTGCCCTGCCCGAATTTGACCGGCGAAGAAGTGACATATTACCTTCTCAAGGATGATAAAGTGATTTACAACCACACGTGCTTCCGTGAGAAACATAGCAACTGTAAGCCGCGACACACCGTGTTGGGCGTGGAGCTGCGTGACAGTTTCATGCTCACTGGAGTGAATGTCAGTAGCTCTGGCATCTACAATTGTGAGGTCAGAGTCATGTACCCTCCTCCCTTCTTAAAAGCATGTTCTTCGTGCACCCAGGTACAGGTAGAAG AACATCAATGCAAGTTAGATAAAGTCACCGAGAAGCCTGAAACAGACGACGAGAAGCCTGAAACAGTTGGAAATCAGAAAAGTGAATTTCTCTGGCTTTGGATTCTGGCGCTTGTGCTTCTTGGCGTCTACGGCGTAACTGTCACCATCATTGCCGCCGTCATCTGG GTCAAGTGGAGGGGGGCGGATTCCCAGAGTGACTACATGAACACCAAACCCAAAGCGTCCAGGGACCGCAAGAAGAAACGAGGGGTTCAAATTCCTATACCGCGTCACTTCTGA
- the prkag3a gene encoding 5'-AMP-activated protein kinase subunit gamma-1 isoform X2, with protein MEPPSQVSLPEKKQDVKKKEADATIYMNFMKSHTCYDAIPTSCKLVIFDTTLQVKTAFFALVANGLRAAPLWDSKLQRFVGMLTITDFINILHCYYKSPVVQMYELENHKIETWRDVHLQCSNHFLISISPEASLFDAIYSLLKYKIHRLPVIDPESGNVLHILTHKRILKFLHIFGEKVPKPAFIGRPIQEFGIGTFRNIATVQQTATLFDALSIFVDRRVSALPVVDEQGKVMSLYSRFDVINLAAQKTYNNLDMPMQEAARRRSCFVEGVIKCYPDETLETIIDRIVSAEVHRLVLVDRADVVKGIISLSDLLQAMVLTPAGIDALLS; from the exons ATGGAGCCTCCCTCGCAG GTGTCACTCCCAGAAAAGAAGCAGGACGTAAAGAAAAAAG AAGCTGATGCCACAATCTACATGAATTTCATGAAAAGCCACACCTGCTATGACGCCATTCCAACCAGCTGTAAACTGGTCATATTTGATACCACACTGCAA GTGAAAACAGCCTTTTTTGCACTGGTGGCAAATGGTTTGAGGGCTGCGCCTTTATGGGACAGCAAGTTACAGAGATTTGTGG GTATGCTGACTATTACGGATTTCATCAACATCCTCCACTGCTATTACAAGTCCCCTGTG GTTCAAATGTACGAGCTGGAGAACCACAAGATTGAAACATGGCGAG ATGTCCACTTACAGTGTTCCAATCACTTCCTCATTAGTATTTCTCCCGAGGCcag CCTCTTTGATGCCATCTATTCCTTACTTAAATATAAGATCCACAGGCTGCCAGTCATCGATCCAGAGTCTGGAAATGTCTTGCACATTCTCACCCACAAAAGAATCCTCAAGTTCCTCCATATATTT GGGGAAAAAGTTCCCAAGCCTGCATTCATTGGAAGGCCGATCCAGGAGTTTGGGATCGGAACTTTCAGGAACATCGCCACCGTTCAGCAAACGGCAACACTTTTCGACGCCCTCTCCATTTTTGTGGACAGGCGGGTGTCTGCACTACCTGTGGTGGACGAACAAG gcAAAGTGATGTCACTCTACTCAAGATTTGATGTGATT AATCTAGCAGCCCAGAAGACTTACAACAATCTGGACATGCCTATGCAGGAGGCCGCTCGCAGGCGCTCATGTTTTGTTGAGGGAGTGATCAAGTGCTACCCTGATGAAACCTTGGAAACCATCATAGACCGTATAGTCAGCGCTGAG GTCCATCGGCTGGTCCTGGTGGACAGGGCTGACGTTGTGAAGGGCatcatctctctgtctgaccTGCTGCAGGCCATGGTCTTAACCCCTGCAGGTATTGATGCTCTTCTGTCctag
- the mdh1b gene encoding putative malate dehydrogenase 1B: MAKFVLAGKTDCPHFAKAELLADSLQGSLPNFSIHKISILPHEWKDWLEVTCKRNGWTHEQSPLVWRELVDQGGKEMLLGGFSDFLEHCQDYYNITSDMPTDMMLSVAAENRETKMNVIAEEQHRASLIKPFHIWISSALSPTCHFLIPNLLSAEVFPNISAISLHLLDLEVYKEELQWLRMETEDLALRLLHQVTIHTDLKQAFQEADVILLLDERYSDDTDGEDEEEMKKKKVKWISDRYRVYGQLIDTRAKKEVKVIVSGDSLVNLRCSLLLENARSIDSHQFVAMATQLENEAKAIIAKKLKVRTPDITDVIVWGNISGSFYIDLQMAKVFNYDGAIKGPPFFSQPAKNLLYERKWLETDFQDLVCCQRAAVASKTCRAAAMSVANGILAVLKAWNGICSPDEVFSMGVLCPGYYNLPDGIVLSIPVTFTDGKWSALFDVTVGDELKKRLQLSASELTQEKELGSENVHLHIDNTD, encoded by the exons ATGGCAAAATTTGTGCTTGCTG GTAAAACAGATTGTCCACATTTCGCCAAAGCGGAACTGTTAGCAGACAGTTTGCAGGGATCTCTGCCAAACTTCAGCATCCATAAGATCTCCATCCTCCCACATGAGTGGAAG GACTGGCTGGAGGTCACCTGCAAGAGAAATGGATGGACACACGAGCAGTCCCCTTTGGTTTGGAGGGAGCTGGTGGACCAAGGTGGGAAAGAGATGCTCTTAGGAGGCTTCAGTGACTTCCTAGAGCATTGTCAG GACTACTACAACATCACATCAGACATGCCTACGGATATGATGCTGAGTGTTGCAGCAGAGAATCGGGAAACCAAGATGAATGTTATTGCAGAGGAGCAGCATCGTGCCAGTCTCATCAAACCCTTTCACATATGGATCAGCAG TGCTCTCAGCCCAACCTGCCACTTCCTGATCCCCAATCTGCTCTCTGCTGAGGTGTTCCCCAACATTTCCGCGATCAGCCTCCACCTACTGGACCTGGAGGTGTACAAGGAGGAGTTGCAGTGGCTGAGGATGGAGACGGAGGACCTGGCGCTCCGTCTGCTCCATCAA GTGACCATTCACACAGATCTGAAACAGGCCTTCCAAGAAGCAGATGTCATTCTACTGCTGGATGAGAGGTACTCTGATGACACTGacggagaggatgaagaggaaatgaagaagaaaaaggtgaAGTGGATCTCAGACAGGTACAGAGTGTATGGACAACTGATTGACACAAGAGCCAAAAAGGAGGTGAAGGTGATTGTGTCTGGTGACTCATTAGTCAACCTGAGATGCTCACTTCTTCTGGAAAACGCGCGCTCCATCGACAGCCACCAATTTGTCGCCATGGCAACTCAGCTGGAGAATGAAGCCAAAGCCATCATTGCGAAGAAGCTGAAAGTGAGGACTCCAG ATATTACAGATGTCATTGTGTGGGGAAACATCAGTGGTAGTTTCTACATTGACCTGCAGATGGCGAAGGTTTTCAACTATGATGGGGCAATCAAAGGaccaccttttttttcccaaccagCCAAAAACCTTCTCTATGAAAG GAAATGGTTGGAAACAGACTTTCAAGACTTGGTATGTTGTCAGCGTGCAGCTGTGGCTTCAAAGACCTGCCGAGCAGCTGCCATGTCGGTCGCCAATGGGATCCTCGCTGTCCTAAAAGCTTGGAATGGCATCTGTAGTCCAGATGAGGTCTTCTCTATGGGTGTACTTTGCCCAG GCTACTACAATCTCCCGGATGGCATCGTCCTCTCAATCCCAGTAACGTTCACAGACGGTAAATGGTCGGCGCTGTTTGACGTGACTGTTGGAGACGAGCTGAAGAAGAGACTTCAGCTTTCTGCAAGTGAACTAACGCAG GAAAAGGAACTCGGATCAGAAAATGTTCATTTGCATATCGACAACACAGACTGA
- the fastkd2 gene encoding FAST kinase domain-containing protein 2, mitochondrial: protein MSAWVTEEVLRWGLRFCSRRSLWQQRSCLVTASIKDTSTTQQLAAHIWGIRRSHTCLDSVSSVRFYSQGRIHSDLEEKEHLSSEIQTDETASRQVQKRSPFSDHLQRCGSPSDVLDLSCQYSPTVRQVSNCLTHMWSITKKMSDEQRRYELQLMFEHPAFDKLLQKAMKGVGNMRNEDLAYSLLGMVKLGVPQRSRVVQTFLRACQENLSNFDEKCLSVLSSCLEHVEDGANVGALKEGMRLVVEDRLPRIKNVMALQTMMRLVGKDAPLDLKRKLERKALSMADQFSLPNTQYMISTMATMGFHSKPLLDVCSKTIKENLHGVPFNRLMTVLQSCRELHYRNLDLLTGISDYVASTMDIWTKKQVFLFLSVFENLAFCPTALMEAFVEKVIADPDALTLKDLLCVLKVYSSLNYDLRDQRQQFLDSLSQALDSYLPKMSAFELLKVAYHLCMLGHFPSAPLEQLLQSSTLEKFNSTAPRFVPSQERMFKTVNSCLRLDRPPLPQPLMVPPSYLGDPVPSSPPVNLLLSQGLQSVLADQTDTMLREMVVVENVYIIDGVITKPLPNHTSVTEAGSCAGEESSPAESSQRIAVVCTSHSGFCYGTSNPRGPLAVKIRHLKILGYNHVLVTEQELQSASEEKRIDLLRERIFPEHHRSDAQPQAEQLGS from the exons ATGTCTGCCTGGGTGACAGAAGAGGTCCTGAGATGGGGTCTGCGCTTTTGCAGCCGCAGATCTCTATGGCAACAGCGCAGTTGCCTGGTGACAGCATCAATCAAGGACACATCTACTACTCAGCAGTTAGCAGCACACATATGGGGCATAAGGAGAAGCCATACATGCCTGGATAGTGTCAGCTCAGTGAGGTTTTACTCCCAGGGTAGGATTCACAGTGACTTGGAAGAGAAGGAGCATCTCTCTTCTGAGATACAAACTGATGAGACAGCCTCAAGGCAAGTACAGAAGAGGTCGCCCTTCTCGGACCACCTGCAACGCTGTGGCTCCCCATCAGACGTGTTAGACCTCTCCTGTCAGTACTCGCCCACGGTTCGACAGGTGAGCAACTGCCTGACCCACATGTGGTCCATTACGAAGAAGATGTCAGATGAGCAGCGGCGCTATGAGCTGCAGCTGATGTTTGAGCATCCTGCGTTTGACAAGCTGCTGCAAAAGGCCATGAAGGGAGTGGGGAACATGCGCAACGAGGACTTGGCTTATTCTCTCTTGGGTATGGTCAAACTGGGTGTCCCCCAACGGAGCCGTGTGGTCCAGACTTTCCTCCGAGCCTGCCAG GAGAATCTGAGTAACTTTGATGAGAAGTGTCTGTCCGTCTTGTCCTCCTGTCTGGAACATGTGGAGGACGGTGCCAATGTTGGTGCACTTAAGGAGGGAATGAG GTTGGTTGTTGAGGACCGTCTTCCCAGGATCAAGAATGTAATGGCTCTCCAGACCATGATGCGTCTGGTGGGGAAAGATGCCCCACTGGACCTCAAACGGAAACTTGAG AGAAAGGCGTTATCAATGGCCGACCAGTTCAGCCTTCCCAACACCCAGTACATGATCTCCACTATGGCCACAATGGGCTTCCACTCCAAACCACTGCTGGATGTCTGCAGTAAGACgattaaag AAAACCTCCATGGAGTCCCCTTCAACAGATTGATGACAGTGCTGCAGTCCTGTAGGGAGCTGCACTACAGAAACTTAGATCTGCTCACTGGCATTTCAGACTACGTCGCCTCTACGATGGACATATGGACTAAAAAACAG gtGTTCCTCTTCCTGTCCGTGTTTGAGAACCTCGCCTTCTGTCCCACTGCCTTAATGGAGGCATTTGTTGAGAAGGTGATCGCCGATCCAGACGCCCTGACACTGAAAGacctcctctgtgtcctcaagGTGTACTCCTCTCTTAACTATGATCTGAGGGACCAAAGACAACA GTTCCTGGATAGTTTGAGCCAGGCTCTGGACTCCTATCTGCCCAAGATGTCCGCGTTTGAGTTGTTAAAGGTTGCATACCATCTGTGTATGCTGGGCCACTTCCCCTCTGCACCACTGGAGCAACTCCTGCAGAGCAGTACACTGGAGAAGTTTAACTCTACAG CACCCAGGTTTGTCCCTAGCCAGGAGAGAATGTTCAAGACCGTCAACTCGTGCCTCCGTCTTGATCGTCCTCCGCTCCCTCAGCCCCTGATGGTCCCCCCATCTTACCTGGGAGACCCCGTCCCCAGCAGTCCACCAGTCAACCTGTTGCTCTCGCAGGGCCTGCAGAGTGTGTTGGCGGACCAGACAGACACAATGCTGCGGgagatggtggtggtggagaacGTCTACATCATAG ACGGCGTGATAACCAAACCTCTGCCGAACCACACCTCAGTGACTGAAGCGGGTAGCTGTGCAGGAGAAGAGAGTTCTCCAGCAGAGAGCAGTCAAAG AATCGCAGTGGTTTGCACATCACACTCTGGTTTCTGCTACGGCACGTCCAATCCCCGCGGCCCTCTGGCTGTCAAGATTCGCCATCTGAAGATCCTGGGTTATAACCATGTCTTG GTAACGGAGCAGGAGCTGCAGTCCGCGTCTGAGGAAAAGAGGATAGATCTCCTCAGGGAACGGATCTTTCCAGAACACCACCGATCAGACGCACAACCTCAAGCAGAGCAACTGGGATCTTGA
- the prkag3a gene encoding 5'-AMP-activated protein kinase subunit gamma-1 isoform X1, which yields MEPPSQVSLPEKKQDVKKKEADATIYMNFMKSHTCYDAIPTSCKLVIFDTTLQVKTAFFALVANGLRAAPLWDSKLQRFVGMLTITDFINILHCYYKSPVVQMYELENHKIETWRGDSFQNVHLQCSNHFLISISPEASLFDAIYSLLKYKIHRLPVIDPESGNVLHILTHKRILKFLHIFGEKVPKPAFIGRPIQEFGIGTFRNIATVQQTATLFDALSIFVDRRVSALPVVDEQGKVMSLYSRFDVINLAAQKTYNNLDMPMQEAARRRSCFVEGVIKCYPDETLETIIDRIVSAEVHRLVLVDRADVVKGIISLSDLLQAMVLTPAGIDALLS from the exons ATGGAGCCTCCCTCGCAG GTGTCACTCCCAGAAAAGAAGCAGGACGTAAAGAAAAAAG AAGCTGATGCCACAATCTACATGAATTTCATGAAAAGCCACACCTGCTATGACGCCATTCCAACCAGCTGTAAACTGGTCATATTTGATACCACACTGCAA GTGAAAACAGCCTTTTTTGCACTGGTGGCAAATGGTTTGAGGGCTGCGCCTTTATGGGACAGCAAGTTACAGAGATTTGTGG GTATGCTGACTATTACGGATTTCATCAACATCCTCCACTGCTATTACAAGTCCCCTGTG GTTCAAATGTACGAGCTGGAGAACCACAAGATTGAAACATGGCGAGGTGATTCATTTCAAA ATGTCCACTTACAGTGTTCCAATCACTTCCTCATTAGTATTTCTCCCGAGGCcag CCTCTTTGATGCCATCTATTCCTTACTTAAATATAAGATCCACAGGCTGCCAGTCATCGATCCAGAGTCTGGAAATGTCTTGCACATTCTCACCCACAAAAGAATCCTCAAGTTCCTCCATATATTT GGGGAAAAAGTTCCCAAGCCTGCATTCATTGGAAGGCCGATCCAGGAGTTTGGGATCGGAACTTTCAGGAACATCGCCACCGTTCAGCAAACGGCAACACTTTTCGACGCCCTCTCCATTTTTGTGGACAGGCGGGTGTCTGCACTACCTGTGGTGGACGAACAAG gcAAAGTGATGTCACTCTACTCAAGATTTGATGTGATT AATCTAGCAGCCCAGAAGACTTACAACAATCTGGACATGCCTATGCAGGAGGCCGCTCGCAGGCGCTCATGTTTTGTTGAGGGAGTGATCAAGTGCTACCCTGATGAAACCTTGGAAACCATCATAGACCGTATAGTCAGCGCTGAG GTCCATCGGCTGGTCCTGGTGGACAGGGCTGACGTTGTGAAGGGCatcatctctctgtctgaccTGCTGCAGGCCATGGTCTTAACCCCTGCAGGTATTGATGCTCTTCTGTCctag